The Balneola vulgaris DSM 17893 DNA window TTCATCTAAGTTAGCGACTTCCGTTTCTAAAGCTACATTGATTACAACGGTCTCGCCTTCTCTAACTTGAATATCCGTGATAACCTGCTTGGTATACGAGATATATGAAATGGTTAGAGAGTATACACCTGCATCTAATTTGCGAATGGCATACTTACCGTCTAGATCAGAAATGGCACCTCTTGTAGTGCCAGTAATTGCAACGCTTGCCCCGATGATTGTTTCACCAGTTTCTGCATCGACTATAGTTCCAGTAATCTGCCCTGTTTCTTGTGCTGAGACAAGGACTGGTAGGGTAACCAGGAGTTGGATTAGAAGTAATTTTATGTATTTCACGAGTGTGCTGATTTGGTCACTATTTTGGTTGTGACCAAGTATACCCACACACTTTTGTGAAACTGTTACCGCTAGGTTACCCTTTAATTACGAGTACATTACCTCAATGTTAAGAGCTTGAGAAACCCTGCTAATTATGCGTCAGTGGACTTCTCTTCTTTATCTTCAGACTTGTCGTCCGAATTCTCTTCTTGCACTATTTCAACATCTGTAGCAGATTCAGCTTTCTTCTGTCCATTCTTTTTAGATGAACTGTTTGAAGTCTCAAACATTCCTTCAGGATATCTACCCAATGGACGGTCGCCTAATAAGTCTCTTAAATCGTGGTGATTCAGTACTTCTTTTTCAAGTAACGTTTGAGCTAAAGACTCTAAATGCTCACGATGCTCGTTTAATAGATCCATCGTACGTTGATAGTTTCTAGCAATGATATCGCGAACAGCCACATCAATTTTGTTACTTGTTTCTGGCGAATATTTACGGTTGAAACCGTAGCTATTATCTGGATTGTTAGAATCTCTAAGTGAAATATATCCAAGCTCATCACTCATTCCATATTCAGCAACCATGGCATAAGCCATATTAGTGATACGCTCTAAGTCGTTTTGAGCACCTGTACTGATTTTACCAAACACAATCTCTTCAGCTACACGTCCACCTAATAGAGCACAGATTTTCTCATTCAACTCTTCCGTATTCATGAGGAATCTATCTTCCAATGGCGTTTGTAAGGTATATCCTAGGGCGGCTAATCCACGTGGTACAATACTCACTTTTAACACTGGGTCGGTGTATTCTAAGAACCAACCTACAACAGCGTGGCCAGCCTCATGGTAAGCAACAATCTTACGTTCTTCAGGACTTATGAGCTTATTCTTACGCTCTAAACCTGCAATCACTTTTTCGATAGAATCTTGGAAATCAATCATTTCGATTTCTTCCTTGCCTCTACGTGCAGCTAATAAGGCGGCCTCGTTACATAAGTTGGCAAGCTCTGCTCCTGCAAAGCCAGGAGTTTGTGAAGCAAGCACTTTCAATTCAATATCATCGGAAAGAATTAGCTTCTTTACATGAACTTTTAGTACTTCAATTCTACCATTTAAATCTGGTTTGTCGATCAAGATCTGACGATCAAAACGACCTGGACGTAGTAACGCGGAATCGAGTACATCCGGACGGTTAGTTGCCGCCATTAGGATTACCCCTTTATCCGAATTGAAACCATCCATTTCACTTAATAACTGGTTCAAAGTATTCTCACGCTCATCATTCGAGCCCATCATCATACCTTTACCACGACTTCTACCAATAGAATCAATCTCATCAATAAATACGATACATGGAGCTTTTTCTTTGGCTTGCTTAAATAAGTCACGCACACGAGCCGCACCAACTCCAACAAACATCTCCACGAAATCAGAACCACTTAAACTAAAGAAAGGCACATTAGCTTCGCCGGCAGTTGCCTTCGCTAATAATGTTTTACCAGTACCTGGAGGGCCTACTAATAACACCCCTTTTGGTAGCACACCACCTAATTTGGTGAATTTCTGTGGATTCTTAAGGAATTCAACTACCTCTTCCACTTCAGCTTTTGCCTCTTCTAAACCAGCAACATCTTTAAAAGTTACTTTGGTGTCTTTCTGTTGATCGTATAGAGAAGCTTTGTTTTTACCAATATTCAGTACTTGCTGGCCAGGGTTCATTCTTCGAAGAATGAGTACCCAGAACCCAATAGCTAATCCAATCATCACTAGCCACATGAATACACCACTAAACCAATCTTCTTCGATGGTGATTTCATACTCTACATCATTCGCATCCAAAACTGGACGAATATCATCACCACGTAGCATCGTGGTTCTAAAAATCTTAAAGCC harbors:
- the ftsH gene encoding ATP-dependent zinc metalloprotease FtsH: MANKKSAPKKNIKAPNNKPDSKTPKFPTWGFLIIFLVLLIAQFLYTGVQVTNNLKYSTFLEYVEKGYVQEIVIKNGSYIEGTYTDKAIRDGIIEPPAEDDGQSFNLGSNTEGFKIFRTTMLRGDDIRPVLDANDVEYEITIEEDWFSGVFMWLVMIGLAIGFWVLILRRMNPGQQVLNIGKNKASLYDQQKDTKVTFKDVAGLEEAKAEVEEVVEFLKNPQKFTKLGGVLPKGVLLVGPPGTGKTLLAKATAGEANVPFFSLSGSDFVEMFVGVGAARVRDLFKQAKEKAPCIVFIDEIDSIGRSRGKGMMMGSNDERENTLNQLLSEMDGFNSDKGVILMAATNRPDVLDSALLRPGRFDRQILIDKPDLNGRIEVLKVHVKKLILSDDIELKVLASQTPGFAGAELANLCNEAALLAARRGKEEIEMIDFQDSIEKVIAGLERKNKLISPEERKIVAYHEAGHAVVGWFLEYTDPVLKVSIVPRGLAALGYTLQTPLEDRFLMNTEELNEKICALLGGRVAEEIVFGKISTGAQNDLERITNMAYAMVAEYGMSDELGYISLRDSNNPDNSYGFNRKYSPETSNKIDVAVRDIIARNYQRTMDLLNEHREHLESLAQTLLEKEVLNHHDLRDLLGDRPLGRYPEGMFETSNSSSKKNGQKKAESATDVEIVQEENSDDKSEDKEEKSTDA